GGGAAGCGACCCCCAGGTCGCGGAGATTCCCCGGCGCCGGTCAGACCCGGCATGATCCTGGTCGACACGTCGGTCTGGATCGATCACTTCCGCGGGGGGAACGAAGCGCTGGTCACCCTGCTTGGTCGAACGCTCGTGCTTGCCCATCCGTTCGTCGTCGGGGAGCTGGCCTGCGGCAATCTGCGGGATCGAACGGAACTGCTGCGGCTCCTGCAGCAACTCCCCCGCGCCGAGGTTGCCCGGGACACG
Above is a window of Candidatus Tanganyikabacteria bacterium DNA encoding:
- a CDS encoding PIN domain-containing protein codes for the protein MILVDTSVWIDHFRGGNEALVTLLGRTLVLAHPFVVGELACGNLRDRTELLRLLQQLPRAEVARDTEVLQFIEGKRLMGRGIGYVDAHLLAAVALAGSARLWTRDQRLARVARDLGLAYERTG